GTGCTGGAGTACCGTCCGATGGCGACGCCCGACTACATCGCCCGGTGGTTCGGCGGCGGCGTGAGCACCGACGCCCTGCGGTCGGCGCCGTTCGTGGACTTCGATCGGCGCGACAGCCTGCAGCAGGACTGGCTGCGGGCCAAGGGAGTGGACCCCTGGCAGGTGCCACGCCACTACGTGCCGGCCTCCCACGACTTCTCTCAAGCCGTGCGGCTGGGACTGGGCTGGGGACTCATCCCCTCGCCGCAGGCCGGGGCCGACCTCATCGACCTGGGCGGGCCGCCCACGCGGGTGCCGCTGTACTGGCAGCAGTGGAACCTGAGCTCCCCTCTGCTGGACGCGCTCGCCGCAGAGATCGTCGCCGAGGCCCGCCGCGTGCTCTCCCCGCTCTGACCCGGTGCGCGGGCCGGCAGCGCGTGCGGGCAGCGCGGCTGGCAGTGCGCGCGGGCAGCGCGTGCGCGTGACGGCGAGCGGGTTCAGTCCGAGAGCGCGAGGGCACGGAACATGTCGCGCTCGCGCAGGGCGCTCCGGCGACTCGGGGTCACGGGCTCGCGGGCCGGCGGCAGTTGTCCGGTGGTGCGATGGTAGAGCTCGTCTATCAGCCGGTTCGCCAGCCCGACCAAGCGGCGGATCTGCGTGTCGTCACGATCGATCCACACGCTCTTGGGCTCGTCGTGCACCGGCTGGAAGTCGACGTGCTCCTCCCAGACGAACAGTGTGCGCTCCGCCCCCAGCACGTACTGCTGCCACCACACCTGGCGCAGGTAGGTGCGCGGGATGGTGTGCCAGGACTTGTTCGTGGTCTTGATCTCGGCGAGCAGCACGCGTCCCTCGCCGTCGACGCACACGCCGTCGGGCGTGGCCAGGTGGCGCTTCTCCACCTCGGCGCGGAACAGCGCGGAGGAGGGCAGGATGCCGTGTGTCGCGGCCACCCAGGAGGCGATCTCCGGTTCGCGCCGGCGGCCGTGATCGGTGTACGCGTTGCCGCCGAACCGCGGGCCGTGGCCGAGCTTGGCATCCGCCGCCCTGGCGATCGACGACTCTCCGGAGAGCCCTGCGACGTCGGTCGCGGTGATGCCGCGTGCCCGTGCTCGAAGCCAGGCGACCCGATCGCGAGAATCCGCGATGATGCGCGCTTCGAGTTCCGGGGTCACCCCTCGAGGCTACCCCCGCCCCCGGCATCCGCCCGCCCGCACACACCGCTCGACACGGCATCCGTGGGCGCGGTGTCTGCCCCTCCACGCCGCCCCTGCTCGCCTACCGCGCCCCTGCTCATTCACGTGAATGAGCAGGGGCGGCGAAGCTCAGCAGGGGCGGTGACGGAGATGACGTGCCACGACCGGGTGCCGCGCGGCACTCTTCCTGCACAATGCAGGGCAGTGCACGAACTCGTCGTGAGCCTGTGGAGAGCTCCGAATCAGGCGAGAGGATGGCACAGGATCGGGGGATGCCGAAGTCCATCGACGTCACCCGGGCACGTGCGCTGATCCTCACCCGAGCGCAGTTGCGCGGACGTGGGCACTCCGAGCGCGACATCGAACACCTGGTCGCATCGGAGGTGCTGCGTCGCGTGCGGAACGACCGCTACGTGGCCGTCGACGACTGGAGAGGCCTGTGGAACGAGGGCCGTCATCTCGTGGAAGTCGTCGCGACGCACCTCAACTCCGCCGAGCCTGGCCCGGTCTTCTGGGGCCCCTCAGCCGCTGTGCTGCACGCGCTGCCGCTGTATCGTCTGGCGCCGAAGAACGTGCACACGGCGATCCTGGGCGCTCGTCACGGCCGCACCGTGGCCGGCGTGGTGTGGCATCGGATCCCGGTGGATTCTGCCGACATCGTCGAGATCGACGGCATCCGCTGCACTTCACTCGATCGCACGATCCTCGATCTCGCCTGTGCGAGCTCAGCACCCGTGTCGCTCTCGGCTGCAGATGCCGCGCTGCGTCGTGAGGCGGTCGTCGGGCAGGTGCAGGACGCAGATGTCGCCGGAGAATGGCAAGCACGGATGCTGGATCGCGCGGAGCACTCGCATCGGCCGGGGATCGTCCAGGCGCGGCGGATCATCCGCTTCGCCGACGGGCGGGCTCAACTGCCCGGCGAGAGCGTGAGCAGACTGCACCTGCGGAATCTGGGATTCGCCGATCCCGACCTGCAGGTGCATGTCGTGGGCTCCGCAGGCGATGACTACTGGCTCGACTTCGGCTTTCCGCGCTTGCGCTGCTTCGGCGAATTCGACGGCAAGGGCAAGTACCTCGACGATGAGTTGCGCGGAACGATGAGCGCAGAAGAGGTCGTCCTTGCGGAGAAGAGACGAGAAGACGATATTCGCGGGGTCACCGGCTGGCGCATGGCACGCTGGGGATCGTCCGACCTCCGCACCGCGGCGGTCTTCGGTGCAAAGCTCGCCGCATTCGGCATCCGTCCGCCGGGCTGATCGGCTTCCGCCCCTGCTCGGCTACCGCGCCCCTGCTCATTTACGTGACTGAGTAGGGGCGGCGAAGCTCAGCAGGGGCGGCGACGGAAGAGGCCTGGGGCGACGGCAGGATTTTGGGGAGAGGGGACGGATGCCGTAGAGTTGGCGTAACCGAAGACCGCCGGTCATCGTCGTGTGCGAACACGAGGATCGAAGCACTGCTCAGCAGGGGCCCGCGCAGGTGTCATAGAGAGTTTCTCCTTGAGATCCACGCTCCGTGCGCTTGCGCCGGAGCGTTTTTGTTTGAGCCGGGTGGTGGTCGAGGTCGACGTTGCGCAGCCGCGCGGCGTCCGTACACGTAAGGAGTGACCATGGCGCAGAAGGATGCAACGGTTGCCGAGCTCACGAAGAACTTCGAGAACTCGAACGCCGTCCTGCTGACCGAGTACCGCGGTCTGACGGTTGCCCAGCTCAAGCAGCTGCGCA
Above is a window of Microbacterium suwonense DNA encoding:
- a CDS encoding ArgP/LysG family DNA-binding transcriptional regulator, coding for MAGFGLADAEGEQVPRIRVPLAVNADSMATWFLAPIARVAQRHPVDVDLHRDDQDYTARLLESGEVMAAVTSESDPVGGSAVTPLGVLEYRPMATPDYIARWFGGGVSTDALRSAPFVDFDRRDSLQQDWLRAKGVDPWQVPRHYVPASHDFSQAVRLGLGWGLIPSPQAGADLIDLGGPPTRVPLYWQQWNLSSPLLDALAAEIVAEARRVLSPL
- a CDS encoding YqaJ viral recombinase family protein, translated to MTPELEARIIADSRDRVAWLRARARGITATDVAGLSGESSIARAADAKLGHGPRFGGNAYTDHGRRREPEIASWVAATHGILPSSALFRAEVEKRHLATPDGVCVDGEGRVLLAEIKTTNKSWHTIPRTYLRQVWWQQYVLGAERTLFVWEEHVDFQPVHDEPKSVWIDRDDTQIRRLVGLANRLIDELYHRTTGQLPPAREPVTPSRRSALRERDMFRALALSD